Part of the Zingiber officinale cultivar Zhangliang chromosome 8A, Zo_v1.1, whole genome shotgun sequence genome, gAGGTCACaaataatgaagttttaattatgtttaaaactttttttttttgccatgaccaagggtTATAAAAGAGAATCAGAGGGTGCCTTATAAAAGACAACCTTAAgccttctctcttttccttggtgtggtcggccccttcccttctccctttctcttaggCCGACACCCCACttatctcctcttttgcttccttagggtcgGTGGTATCAAGGATTGAAAAGTCTTTGTGGCtgattgcttggagaggaagaagaagaagaagagaagtatttggtggtcggttgcttggaggagaaaaagaggaagaaagtttcctattttggcatcccttggtggctcgagagtcttggaggagaagaagtggttcgggtggattctatcttggtagatcattgcccacacaatgtccaagaggaggagaggaatacaacaaaagatcaagaggtctttatctataaagaaaggtatacctaattaatgttttccactttaaattaattagtttatgttctttgtatgaatcctgaaataccaacacaagaggctagcgatttcatcTTTCAATTTTGTGCTATCGATTTAGTGTTTCGATTTtacgtttcgatcttgtgtttctattaaggtctctttagttaaacctatggttactgtaagaagttaaatatccaatttctttgaaaggttttgtctaggaagtggtggatgatcccataaccaagaaggtctagtgcctcgccatatttaacctggaagataatatttgaaataaatatttaattaacttctgtaatataatttaacttctaaagaacacatagattaaacttggagtaaaaatgataagtatcgtttccaatccaagtttaacttctaaagagcaacttggattaataatgttaagcataatttgcaatccaagtttaacttcagtagagcacatgaatagctaggttaagttttgtgcttgtacaaatttttgtataggggaaacagaacggaattccaggtgtagcaaccaacacccttgGCCTAGCTTTTCCCATCAAGCACCCATGAACAATCTTCTTCGCTTTTTCTCGCAACCCACGTTTGCAGCCGCTCGAATAACCCTAGGTTCTACTCTCCCCCCTTTTTTTCGAAGCAACCCCGTCTAAGACGTAGAGTTTATTTCATATAGCCGCTCATGTCCAGGGCCATTAATCCTATTAGATAGGCCTCAACTCATAGAATAATTCAATCCCACAAATATAccatatatttctaaaattaaaaataattatttaatagaaCATTTTTATTAATCATGTAATCATGGAAAGCTATATTATTCATGCAATTAAaacatttaattaaaacaatttagcAATTTATTAATTTGCATGCAAGTGGTTAGTGGATTTTGGATATTACATCATTAATGCTCTTTAATGTGATGAtcgttcgatcaaccgatcaagaTGGCTTCCATCTTTACTTCTGATCAATCTGATCTCTGCCACATCATCGACCGATCCTCTAGTTTAGTCGATCGATCAGGCTTTGATCAGATTGTGCTTTGCTTTGGTTTGAACTAGTCTCTAGTCTGAGttagccttgttcggtcgaccgatcaagtcattccctgtaaaacagagttaaacaatatttcaCTACAAAATAAAGGTTAGTACAGTAATATAgtgagatgcatgagtagtaatagacagtaacactgtcttgatctcaactttgaaacattcccagtttcttcagttgaatcagcgacctagggtttgttccttcccGAAACACAacctcactgttgctcctctagttgcttacctcaacctacctgtcaaaccTTGGTCCTCCAGGCCTGTTTGGACTTTGCTGCTTAGCATCGAATCGGTCCACCGAGACTTTCCCTCGATCTTCAGTCCTCTAAACCTATTGAGCTTTcctgccaagtgtcgggtcctcttaacccacttggtctttccacttaacttccatgatctgctaagtctTTCCTGCCTAGTCATGACTAGGGCTTTTCCGATTGAATAAATAACCTACACACtgagtcaacttgttagatcacaacaagacttaacttgaacatttgataatatcaaaactcagattcgatTCTAGTACACCCTACACCAACAATATACATATTTAgcgtttaagattttaaaatttaggagtTGAGTTATAACGAGTTTGAGCTAATAAGATTTTTTCCTCTAAGATTCAAACTTTTCTTTTGGGTTATagtgtttaaaattaaatattttagatACTCACGaggtatattatatatttttaggatttataatttaaaaatttagagattgGGTTATAATGAGTTTAAGCTAATAAAATTTTTCCTCTGGGGTTTAGGCTTTCCTTTTTGGTTATAatatttaagattaaaaattttagaaatattgattttaaaaaaataatgctCCAGGTGCCTAGATTCAATCCAGGCGCCTAGTACTATAGCACGCGCAGCGTACAGTTCATAGTTATATAGATAGAGAAAGCACCATAAAAATCAATTAGCAAGCTATTTGGTCGATATAGTTAAGAACTGCTTTGCTTATTTATCTTGTGATATAGGATAAAAGTTAGGAATTAGATTATGTAATAGAGTTGATCTAATGAGGTATTGAGCAGCAGTGTAGCATCAAATCCCAAAGATCGTAAATTCTTTTTTCTTATATTATATTGGAATATTAAGGAGGAAAgtctttttcaaaaattctataTTAGATCTCCTTCTTCCGAGAAGGCTACATCTCTTACTATCTCAAAGACTTGTCCCACACCATCAAGTGCAGAGGAAGCTCACCGAGTTAACTAAGAATTAggtgtttacctcaactttgaaCCCAACAATTTGCCTTTCTACCTCTATGAGGTAAAATCGGGAGTAGTAGATTCACCCCCAACAAATCTAGATTCCTTTTTTGCCAGTTTGAGCTACCATTGTGGATCCATCAACTTTTGAGCTAGTAGACTCCAACTAAAAAGAAAAAGGTGTTTACCTTTGGAATATCCGATCGAGACATAATTGCAGTGATCTGAATGGCTACTCCTGTGCCATATCCACCCATAGCAGTGGGAGAGCACCACAATCGCTTAGCATATCCACTCCCATAAGCAGATGGGAATAGAAGATCCCAATCCAGTCATTTATCTAGGATCGAAATGAGGGTTTTTTCAATTCACCGAGCGGAAGCAAAGTAGTAGTTCCACCAACTAGCATCTATTATTGTTTGGGGTTGGAGTATGGAACACAGAAGCATAGGGAGTGATAATAGCAATAGATCCTAATCCGATTTGATCAAGGCCAAAAGCGTTCCTACGGGATTGAGATTAAGAACAACCAATGTTGGAGGAAGGGGAGAAGGAAGAAGCCAATTACCAATTTAGAATGGCAATACAGGCGGAGTGAAAGGAAGGCAAACATGGGGAGGCTAATAGGATGAATCCGGGGAATGAATGGAGACTAGTGTTTTTTGGGAGTTTGAGTTCAAGGCTGGCTTGTAGTACGAAGGTAGGAGACGCAGGAAAGGATGGAGTTCTTTTTTTTAGTATCTGTCGTTGTTGGAGATAAGTTTTGTACTCTATTAATATTTCAGTTCCTCTAGTCAGGTGGCCATCGTCCATTCTTTCGACCAGATCCCCCTACATACGTGCAGGTTTCCTTGCATCCGGCTCACGCCATTTGAAATCCTATAGTGAAATTGAGATTGCTCGACCACGGAAACGAATTCACATGTAAGTAGTGCTATTTGTTGTACCATTGACTCTTTATGGTATGAAATTGACttttggcaaaaggtgattcgctcgtccCAGCGCTCCCGTTAATTCATCCCTAGGCTAACATGGAGAAGGTAAATTATGGGTGACTACTAGCTATTAGTGCAAGTGATCAAGAAATGAGGGACGGTATGCTCGGACGTGTCGAGTTTCgatcccaagacctcatgtgataaCACCCCATGCTTCAATCACTACACTACCTCGAGGGGACATGAAATTGACTTTCTTCGCCCTAAGAATGAATATGCTTCTGGCCTGATAATAGTGGAATTTTCTTTTCCATCAAATAACCCGTTCTACCCTGGCTCTTACACTATCTGGGCTCCCTATGCTCTCACGGCTAAAGTTTACCATGTTTCGTGCTTGCTGCATTTTCGCTAGATGGTTTTTTTCCAGAAGTGTCATCCATACTCCCCACTGAAAAAACTTGCTTCTGCATTCTGTTAGGCTATAGATTGAACAAATATAGTTGAATGAGACAACAGGCAGGTTACGCGTTCCACTGCGCTACACTGAGATGTGAGGTGTAGGTGGTGATGATCACTCCAGGCGCTAGTGCCCTTGATAGGCACTCAAGGACCCACCAATGCTCATGAAAACCCATTTGAGTCCTTCATTCAACCAGAGATGTGGATAACAAGGCCTCCTTCACAACCTTATTCCCTACATTAGAGGCGCGCACACGTGTTACATGTAGAATATAATGAATAAATACACGTAAGTTAGTGTCACATATCCATAAATTGAACTTGATAAGGATGCGCCAGACCCATACAGTAGTACAACGCCCGTGCAGTAGTACAACGCCCATGCGGTAGTGTAACGCGAGAGTGACaacacttgatcttagccaaaaggtcGAGAAAGATATACTTTCTAAGATGTAGGATTAAAGATAAGTAgtgcatattttttatataaaaacaatcagagaaaattaccaataaactttaaaattatttttagtataaaaaaaatattaatgtaatttaattttggagttcaccaaaattagttataGTTATTAAAGGGTCATCAAGTACACACGTTGTATGTGTAATACAATACATGAATACACGTAAATTAGTACCTCAAACCCATAAAGTAGATTTGGTAATAGTACATCAGGCTCATACAATGGTATAATGCAAGGACAACactcaataaaaaaattaaaattatcgacGAAATCTAACTTTGGATAAtaaaaaatctaaatctaactttgactattaaaaattaaacattgttGACTAAACCTAACTTTGCCCAATAATTATAACTATTTGTcgacaaaaaattattttagccagtaatataaattttaattaaacttaatcttagcaaaaaaaaaaaaattaaaaaagatatATTTTCTAATATCATTGACCAAGATATTTATAGAACATTTTCGTTCAATATTGTCAATCATAAGacgtgggactaaagagaactatgataatacattttttatataaaacaatcagagaaaattattaatatagtttaaaattatttttagtacgaaaagaaaaaaaatattaatataattttattttggactttatcaaaaattaattattaaagatCTCGGTTTTTATTAAAATAGTAAGAATAGGATAGTAAGATATATATAAcagtataataaatttaaaaaaataattataaattataatgtTAAAACATTATCCtaaactatatttttttaataaagtaaTAAAGATGAAAGTAATTGTGAAAATGTTTAGTTAGCCCCTGTATACTTAGAGGAAAATAgatttttagtaaaatttttaaaatttattttaaaataatttaattcaggTATCTCATATTTATgtcgattaattttaaaaataattgataTAGTATTATCAAAATACTCAAACTCTTCGGATGTATTCCATGAGTAATATCAATAAAATGATTCAAAGTGAAAAATATGACTTTTGGTTATAGAAGACAATTATCTGATTTATCTTGCACCGttgattattttgatattgaTCTGGCTTCGCTATATATAATGGCGTTGTAAGCTAGGGTTTCGTGCTTTTCGTTGCCGCCTGCCTGTTCACACTTCTCTCGCGTCGCCGCTCCCGGCCTCTAATGGCGATCCAACAACAGGACGTTAAGCTGTTCAATCGATGGTCCTTCGACGATGTCGAGGTTTGCTTTGTCCTCTTCAGCTTCCCGTTACTTTCCTGCTCGTCTGCTACACCAATTTCCCTCCTTTGTGCTACATTTACGGGGCTAGTTCCAAATATTTGGTGTAGTAAATGATAATATTTCGCATGTTTGATCTTGTTTAGGCGAAGAAGTAATCAGTTCATCCTTTTTTTCCGATtacatctctattttttttttgttattatcctTTTCTTCCTGAAAGGCTTTTTTTCTTTCGATTTTTGGTTATTCTGCAACTCTTTTTGAACAGGATTAGTTTACATGAATATCAATATGACATCGGTGAAAGGGAGTTTGTGTGTTCGAGCATTACGTTTGTAAATCAAATGAAGACAGTTCGCTCATGTTTTCCAGTTGGCAATGATTTACTAGTACTTGTTTGATTAGTTCATCCTTTTAACAGCATTATACTCTGTCGTCCGTGGGGATTTTACTAAAGTATTATCGAATGTTCTGCAATCGATTGCACAACACAACTTTGTCATTGTTTCTACATTGTAACATTTGAGAAGTTGCACGATTATGTATTGGCATATCAATTCATCATTTGCATCGTTGAGATTGCTTGTTTCTCTCTGAGCACAGATCAGTGACATGTCCCTTGCTGATTACATTGCTGTAATTCCACCCAAGCATGCCACATATCTTCCACATACTGCTGGAAGATACTCTGCTAAGAGGTTCCGCAAGGCTCAATGCCCAATTGTTGAAAGGCTTACAAATTCATTGATGATGCATGGACGGAATAATGGAAAGAAGCTTATGGCTGTACGCATAATTAAACATACGATGGAAATTATTCATTTGCTTACCGATGCAAATCCAATCCAAATTATGGTTGATGCGATCATTAACAGGTGATCAGATTCTAAACTTGAATTTCACTGAAAGAtatttatagatttatttatttatttattgtagtCTCTCCTCTAAAGacaagatatttttttttctttgtaagcTTTATAGTAAAACCAATATATGGTGACAATGTAAAAGAATAAGTGCAATAGTCTCCCAAATTTTCATCTACATCAGTATGGTTTGGTAGAAGCATTCATGAAAGTGTTCTTTGTTTGAATCTTGCCTTAGACTGGTTTCATATTGTGGATGGAAGGGGAGGGAGTAAAGGTGTAGAGGAAAAGGAGAGGTGAATTTGCCATGAATTGCCACGGAGGTCAGGATTAAACTTGTTAGGTTGCTTTTGATCCTTTAGACTATAAGTCATCAGCTTGTAAGTCATTGTTGTGTTGGCTGCGACTTAATTTTTTCACTTAAACTGAATTCTTAACATCATATATGTAAGTCATGGTAACTCGTGATTTGTAAATTAGTTTCATTCCGCTGCACAAACTGAATTGAACTCAAATAGAAGTATTAAATAACAATGACCTTGCATTGTGCATGGACTAAGTTTTTGATGATTTGTTATGCAATGGCAGTGGTCCAAGAGAAGATGCCACTCGAATTGGATCGGCTGGTGTTGTAAGACGTCAGGCAGTTGATATCTCACCCCTGAGACGTGTTAACCAGGCAATTTACCTCCTCACTACTGGTGCGCGTGAAAGTGCTTTCAGAAACATAAAAACAATTGCTGAGTGCCTCGCTGATGAGCTAATTAATGCTGCCAAGGGTTCTTCCAACAGGTAACCTTCAAGTGCCTTTCTAACTCTTTTCTTGGAATGCTTCTTCCTCTGTGTTAACTTGATGATGGGCATGCATTAACAGCTACGCTATCAAGAAAAAGGATGAGATTGAGCGTGTGGCCAAGGCAAATCGTTGAGCATATCTTGCAAATTTATATGATGCTCCAAATTTATGCTTTCTCCTTGATCGCTTTAATTTTGTTTCGGTTGTTTATGTGCTAGTAAAATTTCTTGGTAGACTTGGCTGTATCTTAAGCTAAACGAGTATGTAAACGTGCATTTGTTTTTGCTAAGTTGGAGACTTTGATGTTGGACTAGGTATTGGATTCTGACTAATGATAATGATTGCATTTTAAATTTTGAGCGAATATTGGAATTATCAAAAgagtttttgtttatttattatcaaaatagtaTTCTATTCGACCTCAATgctttttgtatttttgtattttcattttttttgtttttagcgGGTTTACAGAAGTTAtggatattttaatatttattaatattatattatagtagttataatttataattattataatatttttattttggttttttcaACCCAATATGTAGTTATAGTAGTtatgaattataattattataattatctaGTAATTATGAGATTGTTGTTATAATTGTATGGTAATTAATATAGTAAAAGGTGATTTGTCTCAGTAACATCTCAATCTGTTACGGCTAGCTATTAACTAATTATTAGTGTAATAATTAAAACATAAGAAAAGATGTGTTTGAACGTGTTAAATTTTAACTTCATAATTTAATATGATAGCATCTCGTACCTTAAGCATCCGATCTCATGCCTTAAGCATCATCTGGAGGGGATTTTAATTGTATAGCAATTAAGATTTTATATGGGTTGTTGATTTAAAGGGATTAATTAtttcattaaaatatttttacgaaAAGCTATTGATAGTCCTTTCtgactttattttattttaaattttgaatgggttttaacttaaaaatgaaGAGCTCCTAATCGTCATATTATTCTTCTGGTGGCCATTTTAACATTGTTTTATATCCGATACATTTCAAGGATTTTAATATTTAGGTGCGTAATTTGATGAAATATCCTCGAAAGAAATAGGatgttttaaattaacttaaaaatgtcTGTTCAACTTAACTTTGTCACGAAATTGATCCAAGTAGAAGTTTCTCATTTCGAATTT contains:
- the LOC122009207 gene encoding 40S ribosomal protein S5 gives rise to the protein MAIQQQDVKLFNRWSFDDVEISDMSLADYIAVIPPKHATYLPHTAGRYSAKRFRKAQCPIVERLTNSLMMHGRNNGKKLMAVRIIKHTMEIIHLLTDANPIQIMVDAIINSGPREDATRIGSAGVVRRQAVDISPLRRVNQAIYLLTTGARESAFRNIKTIAECLADELINAAKGSSNSYAIKKKDEIERVAKANR